The DNA segment AGCGTCTAAATATGGGAGGATCATGATTCCGGGTTCACACACAAGGGAAAATCTTTACAACCCCTCGTCCGAAAGAGCCGTTGCGGAATAGCCTTATTCTTagaaagaatcaatctctttccaaggatcaaatctcttgggttggcGAATCTTTCCATATTTCAAGCCTCTCAAAGTACTTAAACTTGTAATCACACCTTAGTacatatactttgatcgaaccaaacaCCCTCTATTTGTTCTACTGCGAACAAACATTGTAGCATCAAAAGAGATGAGTGATATAGGAACTGAGCTATCGGTGTAGATCACACCATTCTCTGTGTACTCAAAGAAACTCATTCACTGAAAAGAAGTCCCTTGCAACCCAATGGGACTGGACTAgaattcacattgaatccgaactaGTATAAAAATTCGGGTGTCTTTAATTCTTGCATTTAATTTCAGCATCTTAAATTCTGTCTTTACTGTTGTCAACTTATTACATCTAGTCGGCTAATTGGAAAACTAGTCAACTAATAGCTACTAAGTTTAAAAATAAACAATtcacccccctcttgtactttcaattagtatcagagcaagactcacatttttcttttgcttaacaaCTCGTGAGAAAATATCATGGCAAATTAAGTTATCGTAGGAGCACTCTTCCAGGAAGGAACTTTGCAAATTAGGCCACCATACTTCAATGGATAACATTTTTTTCCCACTGGAAAGTGCGTATGGAGATATATGGAAAGTCATATAACGTTAATGTTTGGAGAGTCATCATAAAGGGGAATTATCCTCTACCAGCTGCTGCTCAACCACTTGCTAATCCTGAAGATATAGATTCATATACAAACGAGCAAATGACAGTGGTACAAGTCAACAATAAAGCGAGAAACATGCTTTATAATGCTATAAATGGTGAAGAGTATGAGAAAATCTCCAACTGTGACATAGCCAAACAGATGTGGGACAAGCTTGAGGTTACATACAAAGGAACCAACAAGGTAAATGAAACACATATCCACATGTTGGTTCATGATTACGAACTCTTCCAGATGAAAGAAGGAGAGTCTATTGAAGAGATGTTTGCTAGATTCAGAAAGATAATTAGCTCTCTTAAAGCTTTCGAGAAACCATATTCAAGTGGTGATCAAGTTAGAAAGATTCTCAGAAGCCTACCAACTACTTGGCAGACCAAAGTAGTCACACTTGAATCTCAGGATCCAAATAAGTTATCTTATTACGCCCTCTGTTCcggtttatgtgaacctatttcctttttggtctgttccaaaaagaatgacccatttctaaatttggtaaccatttagtttaaacttacaattctatccttaatgagaagcttttataaccaaacaaatactctgggccctttttgacttgtttaggaccacaaattctaaaagtcttcattttttcttaaactctgtgcccagtcaaacaggttcacttAAATTATAATGGAGGGAGTATGAACTACGGGGAGAATTCATAGCCTTTGAAAAGACACATCTTAAGAAAACCaatcaagaagaaaaaaagaaattagTCGCATTCAAAGCCATAATTGAAATAGTTGAAAATGATATCGATGATGATCCTGAAGCCCTTCAAGAAGAAATTGCTATGATGTCAAGAAACATGGATGCTTTAATAAGAAGATTCAGGAATACGAGGAGAGGAAGGATTTTCCTACGCGATCCAGGCAATATAGCGAACATGATAAGAATGATGGAAAATGCTATGTGTGTGGAAGATTTGGACACATTTAAGCTGAGTGCCCAGATCTAAAAAGGAAAATTTCCAGAGGTTTTAACAAGAACAAATCATTTGGAAGTTGGAGTGATGAAGGCAGTTCAGAACACAAAGAGAGAGTAAATCTTTGCTTCATGATGATTCTGCAAGCATGCATTTGATAGAAAAATTGTCTAAGCATGAGTTGGTTATTGGTCTACCCAAACAGAACTTTTCTAGAACTCATATTTATGATGCCTATCAAATAGGAAAACAAACtagaaactctttcaaaaataaagataTTGTATCTACTTCTAAACCTTTACAATTTCTTTACATGGACTTATTTGGGCCTACTAGAACTGCTAGTATAGGAGGAAAAAGATATgattttgttattgttgatgattactcatGTTTCACTTGGGTGATTTTCTTATCTCATAAAGATGAAGCACTAAAAGATTTTGAGATCTTCTGTAAGaaggttgaaagagaaaaggAGTATCTAATTACAACAATCCAGAGTGatcatggaggagaatttgaaagcagAGAATTTGAAGACTTCTGTAATGATCGGGGATATACTCATAACTTCTCTGCACCACGATCACCCTAACAAAATAGAGTTGTTGAAAGGAAAATAGAACCCTCCAAGATATGGAAAGAACAATGCTACTAGATCATTCACTTCCAAATCATTTCTGGGCAGAAGGTGTAAGTACAACATGTCATATTCTGAACCGATGTCTCATAAGGCCCATTCTGAAAAAGACTCCTTATGAACTATGGAAAGGTAAATGTCCTAATATCAGTTACTTTCATCCCTTCGGAAGTAAATGGTTTATTCACAATAATGGTAAGGACAATCTTGGAAAATTCGATCCAATAAGTGATGAAAGTATTTTTTGGCTACTCATTAAATAGTAGATCCTTTAGAGTCTATAATAAACGCACATAATGTGTGGAAGAATCTGTACATATTATATTTGATGAAAATAACCTCTCGGCCGAGAAAGGAATTACTGCAGGTGATGAAGATCAAGCTCAAGAAATTCAGGAGACAAGCAAATCTCAAAAGTCGACTGATAAATCTGATGTTGCGACGGAGTCAACTAATGAAATTAGTAACAGTATACCAAAACATCCAAATGAGTCAACTACTCATACAGTTCGTCCAAATGAATGGAGAAGTGAACATGAATATCCTCAAAAATTCATCATAGGGGACACAAATGAATGAATGAAAACCAGGGGATCTctcaaaaagaaaacaaacataGCATTAAGTTCTCAGGTTGAGCCAAAGAAGATATAGGCAGCTCTAAAAGACTCAAGTTGGGTACAAGTGATGTAGGAAGAGTTAGATCAATTTGGAAAAAATTAAGTATGGAAACTGATACCCAAACCTGAAAATATTTCTGTAATTGGAACAAAGTGGGTTTTCAGGAATAAATTGAATGAGGATGGAAAGGTTGTAAGGAACAGAACCAGATTAGTTTCTCAAGGATATTCACAACaggaaggagtcgactatgactAAACTTTCTCTCCAATATCTCTACTGGAGTCTATACGAATCCTTCTGGCATATGCATCGTTTAAGGGATTCAGGCTGtttcaaatggatgtcaaaagtgccttcttgAATGGATTTATTGAAGAAGAAGTGTACGTGAAAGAACCTCCTGGGTTTGTAGATTCAAAGTTTTCCTACCATGTATATAAGCTAACCAAGCACGGTATAGACTAAAGCAAGCTCCACGACCATGGTATGATAGACTCAGTTCATTTCTTATTGATCATGGTTTTACAAGAGGTAAAGTAGACACTACTCTATTTATTAAAAGTTCATCAAAAGGTAATCTCATTATTCagatttatgttgatgatattatatttggtagtgctaaccctcttatgtgcaaggaatttttaaatcttatgcaaagtgaattcgaaatgagcatgatgggagagCTAAAGTTCTTCCTTGGACTTCAAATCCAACAATCTAAAGAAGGAACATTTATATGTCAGACCAAATACACAAAAGAATTGATTCAAAAATTTGGCATGAGCAATGCTAAAGCCATTGACACACCAATGAATCCTTCAACGAGTCTTGACAAAGACGGACATGGAATCCCTGTTGATGAAACTAAGTATCATGGAATGATTGATTCACTTATTTATCTGACTTCCAGTCGACTGGATATTATGTTTAGTGCTGTAAATGTGCCGGGTTTCAGTCAGCTCATAAGGAATCACATATGACTGTACTAAAAAGAATTATTCGATATCTTATTGGAACTGTCTCTCATGGACTATGGTATCCTCGCTCTAACTCATTTAAATTATAATGTTTTTCAGGTGCTGACCTTGCAGGTGATAAGGAAAATAGAAAAAGCACAAGCGAAACATGTCAATTACTTGGTAAAGTATTGATATCCTGGAACGGTAAAAAACAAGCATCAGTTGCATTATCTACTACTAAAGTTGAATACATCGCCATTGGACAATGACGCGTATAATTATTATGGATGCACCATCAACTTTGGTGACTATGAACTTTCCTTTAAACCTATACCAATTTTCTGTGATAATTCTAGTGCTATCTGTCTCTCTAAAAATCATGTCCATCACTCTAGGGAAAAGAAACTAGACATCAATCATCActtcattagagatcatgttcttaaAGGAAATATATAAATATCTTTTGTTTGAACAACTGATCAATTAGCGAATATTTTTACCAAGCCTTTGTTATAAGAGAGATTTTGTTCACTAAGAAAGTTACTTTGCATTTTTTGCATTAACAGTTAAAATTAGGACCTATGTGCCATTATTTAATTTTGTATGTAAAATATTCCATATCTTTTTCTTACTCATTACTTACGCCTCTGtttttcctcctttttcttctcttttcacaTCAATCGCAGAGTTCAAAGAAGGAAAACCAATTATCGCGGCGGATCAACTGACGCCTTTTCCTTTTCTATACTCAACCGCCAGAAACCCTTTTTTATGCAGAACTCTCTTTTCAATCTCCATCGTCTCTATCGCCTAAAAAAACCCTTCTCCGAAAACCTACTCAACCGTCAACCTTCTTCAATGGATaaataatccaaaaatccccTACCTCCACTAGAAAGAGCACCAGCTTCAGGGCAAAACCCCATTCTCAGCCCCCTGAACAAGTAGACCTAGAGTCAATCATTCTGAGGGGTTTGCCTCCTCTCAGGCGGACTTCTCTAATCATTCTCAACTCTTAGGAGAAAAAGCTCTGGGAAAATGACCCATGGAAGAGCCCCCTGTCTCCTCCACTCCAAAGAATTTAAAAATCGACCTTTCCAGTTCTCTTGAGTCAGAACTCAATTTCTGGGATTCTCCAAATATGGACTTCTTTCTTGCCCTAAAAGACAAGCCTATTGCTCATGGGAGGGTAGTCGACCTTGATGACATGGAATCCCTAAATTGTAAGGTAACGAACCTTTTTGTTTATCAAGGGTGGTCGAAGTTCTTCTCTGTTCCTCCGACTAAAATCTATGAACCTCTAGTGAGAATGTTCTATGCTAATCTTCGTTCTAGTAGGTCTTATAAGTTGGATTCCTTAGTGTTAGGAAAGTGTATTGTTCTTGATTGTGCCATGTTTGATTCGATTTTTCAGTGCAAGTGTTCTGGTTTCACTATGCTCTTTAAAAATTCCTGGCCCGATGATTTTGAAATTTCCTTTGATCAAGCCAAATGATGTATTGCTGAGTGTCCATCTGAATCCCTTCTAAACCAGCTAGGCCTTAGTGATGTTGGTTTCGAAAGTTGTGTCCTAGCCCACATTGTGGCAACCACTCTACTTCCTCGTACTAGCTCTTTCTCCTCCGTCTCTCTACGAGACACTTTTCTGGTGTATTGCCTTGTGACCAAACTCAAGATAAAACTGTCCTCCTGGGTCATCAATTTTATGATTGAAAGTGCAGAAGATCCCTCTAGTCTACCCTATGGAATTGACATCACTCACATTCATGAAGCTTACAATATTTCCATCTCTACATATCCTTTTACCTCTGTTTCAAAGTCGTACAACTCCAGAGCCTTTGCTAGTATGGGGTATGTGTGTGTGAAGGTTCATGGGTCAAAAAGCAAGAAGGAGATGCCATGAATGCTCATACAGACTCCAAGACCAAACCTTCTACTTCCCATCCTAGCCATAGTGATCCTGACCTTGCTGAGAAACTTAGTTCCATTCAGCTC comes from the Nicotiana sylvestris chromosome 4, ASM39365v2, whole genome shotgun sequence genome and includes:
- the LOC138890118 gene encoding uncharacterized protein — translated: MEIYGKSYNVNVWRVIIKGNYPLPAAAQPLANPEDIDSYTNEQMTVVQVNNKARNMLYNAINGEEYEKISNCDIAKQMWDKLEVTYKGTNKVNETHIHMLVHDYELFQMKEGESIEEMFARFRKIISSLKAFEKPYSSGDQVRKILRSLPTTWQTKVVTLESQDPNKLSYYALCSGLCEPISFLVCSKKNDPFLNLVTI